The genomic region GGCTCCCGGCACTGCCGAAGGCGCGCCCGTACGAGGACATGATGTTCGCCAGCGGGCAGACCGTCATCTCCTACCAGGCCACGGCCGCCCTCTACGCCGCCGCGACCCGCAGCGACAACCCGCAGAGCGCGGCGGAGACCTGGGCGACGCTCTACTCGGTGGCCCTGCACGACATGCCGACCGGGACCATCACCTTCCGGGGGACGATTCCGTACGCCGACCAGAAGGTGCACGGCCTGAACATCGTCGAGGTCACACGCCTGGGGCCGGACGCGCAGAGCCGCGTCGTGTGCGGCCGGGCCGCGGGCGACCGGACACCGCTCACCCGCGCGGACTGTCCGGTGGGATAGACCGGCGCGACAGGTGCCCCGTAGCGGCCGGGCGGGTGCTCAGTCGACCAGGTCCCGCACCACGGCGTCGGCCAGCAGCCGCCCCCGCAGCGTGAGGACCGCGCGGCCCTCGCCGTACGGTCCGGGCTCCAGCAGCCCGTCCTTCACCGCGCGGCCCGCGGCTGCGAGGCCCGCGGGGGCGAGCAGCGACAGCGGGCAGCCCTCGACGAGCCGCAGTTCCAGCAGGATGCGCTCGACCCGGCGGTCCTCGTCGCCGAGCACCTCACGGCCGGCCCCGGGCGAGCGGCCCTCGGCCAGTGCCTGCGCGTAGGCCCCGGGGTGCTTGACGTTCCACCACCGCACCCCGCCGACGTGGCTGTGGGCTCCGGGTCCGGCACCCCACCAGTCGGCCCCGCGCCAGTACAGCTCGTTGTGCAGGCAGCGGCCCTCGGGTGTACGGGACCAGTTCGACACCTCGTACCAGGAGAAGCCCGCGGCCGCCATCGCCTCGTCGGCGATCAGGTAGCGGTCGGCGTGGACGTCGTCGTCCGTCATCGGGACCTCGCCGCGGCGGATGCGCCGGGCGAGCTGGGTCCCCTCCTCGACGATCAGCGCGTACGCCGACACGTGGTCGGGTCCGGCACCGATCGCCGCGTCGAGGGAGGCCCGCCAGTCGTCGTCGGACTCGCCGGGGGTCCCGTAGATCAGGTCGAGGTTGACGTGTTCGAAGCCGGCCTCGCGGGCCTCGGCGACACACGCCTCGGGGCGGCCGGGCGTGTGGGTGCGGTCCAGGACCTTCAGGACGTGCTGCCGGGCGCTCTGCATACCGAAGGAGACGCGGTTGAAGCCGCCTTCCCGCAGCGCCGCGAGGTACGCCGGGTCGACGGACTCCGGATTGGCCTCCGTCGTGATCTCGGCGTCCTCCGCGAGCCCGAACTCCT from Streptomyces sp. QL37 harbors:
- the hemW gene encoding radical SAM family heme chaperone HemW, which gives rise to MPSVLPDGEPVPDDGALPRHALEGAADRPLGFYLHVPYCATRCGYCDFNTYTATELRGSGGALASRDNYAAHLVEEVRQARKVLGDDPRPVRTVFVGGGTPTLLPAADLVRMLAAIREEFGLAEDAEITTEANPESVDPAYLAALREGGFNRVSFGMQSARQHVLKVLDRTHTPGRPEACVAEAREAGFEHVNLDLIYGTPGESDDDWRASLDAAIGAGPDHVSAYALIVEEGTQLARRIRRGEVPMTDDDVHADRYLIADEAMAAAGFSWYEVSNWSRTPEGRCLHNELYWRGADWWGAGPGAHSHVGGVRWWNVKHPGAYAQALAEGRSPGAGREVLGDEDRRVERILLELRLVEGCPLSLLAPAGLAAAGRAVKDGLLEPGPYGEGRAVLTLRGRLLADAVVRDLVD